A single region of the Chionomys nivalis chromosome 5, mChiNiv1.1, whole genome shotgun sequence genome encodes:
- the LOC130875058 gene encoding olfactory receptor 6K3-like has protein sequence MDKENQTKVIEFFFSDFPQFEDGGLLFFILLLCIYMFIVVGNSIIFLAVQLDVRLHNPMYSFISIFSFLEICYTTVTIPRMLYNLVSKDKIISFIGCLLQMYFFHSFGVTEGLVLTIMAIDRYVAICNPLRYAIIITPQLCTQLCTGFFILGFLMLLPEIVWISTLPFCGPNHIHQLFCDLEPVLLLACTDTSMILVEDIIHAISILTCASVIALSYLRIITVILRFPSGESRQKAFSTCSAHITIFLLFSVSASLMYLRFSATFQPILEKIIALMFAVLAPFFNPIIYSLRNRDMKDALKNVFCSQKLFIVSET, from the coding sequence ATGGATAAAGAGAATCAGACAAAGGTgatagaattctttttttctgatttccctcagtttgaGGATGGGGGCCTTTTGTTCTTCATCCTTCTGCTTTGTATTTACATGTTCATTGTTGTTGGAAACTCCATCATCTTCTTGGCTGTGCAACTGGATGTCCGTCTGCACAATCCCATGTACAGTTTCATCAGCATCTTTTCCTTCCTGGAGATTTGTTATACCACAGTGACCATTCCCAGAATGCTCTACAACCTAGTCAGCAAAGATAAAATCATCTCCTTCATTGGTTGCCTGCTGCAGATGTATTTTTTCCATTCCTTTGGAGTCACAGAAGGTTTGGTCCTCACAATAATGGCCATCGACAGATATGTTGCCATCTGTAACCCACTCCGCTATGCAATCATCATAACTCCACAGCTGTGCACACAGCTTTGCACAGGTTTCTTTATCCTTGGCTTCCTCATGCTCCTCCCAGAGATTGTGTGGATATCTACTCTGCCCTTCTGTGGCCCCAATCATATCCACCAGCTCTTCTGTGATTTAGAACCTGTACTTCTCTTGGCGTGTACAGACACGTCTATGATTCTGGTTGAAGATATCATCCACGCTATCTCCATCCTGACCTGTGCCTCTGTCATTGCCCTTTCCTATTTAAGAATCATCACTGTGATCCTGAGGTTTCCATCTGGTGAGAGCCGGCAGAAGGCATTCTCCACATGCTCAGCCCACATCACCATATTCCTGCTGTTTTCTGTCAGTGCATCTCTCATGTACTTGCGTTTCTCTGCTACATTCCAACCTATTCTGGAGAAGATCATTGCACTAATGTTTGCTGTCCTTGCTCCGTTTTTCAATCCTATAATCTATAGCCTGAGGAACAGAGACATGAAAGATGCCCTTAAGAACGTGTTCTGTTCTCAAAAGTTATTCATTGTCTCTGAGACCTAA